In one Longimicrobiales bacterium genomic region, the following are encoded:
- a CDS encoding M1 family metallopeptidase: MKLTPVLTALLLAAACTAADTPSPSPVPQAEDVHSHARPAEARVTHVNLDLTPDFESRRIAGTARLAIERAADADSVILDIDGLTIHGVTTPSGDSLEFAVGADDSIIGQPLVVRLGDDTDTIVVAYRTAPDAAALQWLEPGQTAGGRMPFLFTQGQAILTRTWIPTQDSPGIRQTYEAIIRVPEGMRAVMSAEMLTPEGAATEGGRTAYRFRLDQPVPPYLIALAAGDLEFREIGSRSGVWAEPEMVDAAASEFAEVEAMIDAAERLYGPYRWGRYDILVLPPSFPFGGMENPRLTFATPTVIAGDRSLVSLVAHELAHSWSGNLVTNAVWNDFWLNEGFTTYIEARLMEELRGRDYADMLRQLGRQDLQETIEDLGGANAPDTRLQLDLAGRNPDDGMTSIAYDKGAAFLQAVEAEVGRERLDGFLREYFDEFAFQPMTSEQFMQYMNAELFAGDDAGAARVQARQWIYEPGLPDNAVQIRSTAFERVDSQLVAFRAGTAPQQLATGEWSTHEWLRFLRALPDTLSEQQMTALDQEFGFTESGNSEILFAWLRIAIRNRYEPAMPALERFLSSQGRRKFIAPLYEDLAATDWGAAMARDIYGRVRSTYHPVTSNTVDDILDWQGSSG, translated from the coding sequence ATGAAACTGACGCCGGTCCTGACAGCACTTCTGCTCGCCGCGGCCTGCACCGCTGCCGATACCCCTTCCCCTTCCCCGGTCCCGCAGGCGGAGGACGTCCATAGCCACGCCCGCCCCGCGGAAGCCCGCGTAACGCACGTCAACCTCGACCTTACCCCCGATTTCGAGAGCCGGCGTATCGCCGGCACGGCCCGGCTGGCGATCGAGCGGGCCGCGGATGCCGACAGCGTGATCCTCGACATCGACGGTCTGACGATCCACGGAGTCACGACGCCGTCCGGCGATTCGCTGGAGTTCGCCGTGGGAGCGGACGATTCGATTATCGGCCAGCCGCTCGTCGTGCGCCTGGGCGACGACACGGACACGATCGTCGTCGCTTACCGTACGGCTCCGGACGCGGCGGCACTCCAGTGGCTGGAGCCGGGGCAGACGGCGGGGGGGCGGATGCCGTTCCTGTTCACGCAGGGGCAGGCGATCCTGACGCGGACGTGGATTCCGACGCAGGACAGTCCCGGCATCCGCCAGACGTATGAGGCGATCATCCGGGTGCCGGAGGGGATGCGGGCCGTGATGAGCGCCGAGATGCTGACACCGGAGGGCGCGGCGACGGAAGGGGGACGCACGGCGTACCGGTTCCGGCTCGACCAGCCGGTGCCGCCGTACCTGATCGCGCTGGCGGCGGGCGACCTGGAGTTCCGCGAGATCGGTTCGCGCAGCGGCGTCTGGGCCGAGCCGGAGATGGTGGACGCAGCGGCCAGCGAGTTCGCCGAGGTGGAGGCGATGATCGACGCGGCGGAACGGCTGTATGGCCCGTACCGGTGGGGCCGCTACGACATTCTCGTGCTGCCGCCGTCGTTCCCGTTCGGTGGGATGGAGAACCCGCGCCTCACGTTCGCGACGCCCACGGTCATCGCCGGGGATCGCTCGCTGGTCAGCCTCGTTGCCCATGAGCTCGCACATTCGTGGTCGGGCAATCTCGTGACGAATGCCGTGTGGAACGATTTCTGGCTGAACGAGGGATTCACAACGTACATCGAGGCCCGGCTGATGGAGGAGCTGCGCGGGCGCGACTACGCGGACATGCTGCGCCAGCTCGGCCGGCAGGATCTTCAGGAGACGATCGAGGACCTGGGCGGTGCGAACGCGCCCGATACGCGCCTCCAGCTCGATCTGGCCGGCCGCAATCCCGATGACGGCATGACGTCCATCGCCTACGACAAGGGCGCCGCGTTCCTGCAGGCCGTGGAGGCGGAAGTGGGACGTGAGCGGCTGGACGGCTTCCTGCGCGAGTACTTCGACGAGTTCGCGTTCCAGCCGATGACGTCCGAGCAGTTCATGCAGTACATGAACGCGGAGCTGTTCGCGGGTGATGACGCGGGCGCGGCCCGCGTACAGGCGCGGCAGTGGATCTACGAGCCCGGACTGCCGGACAACGCGGTGCAGATTCGATCGACTGCGTTCGAGCGCGTCGATTCACAGCTCGTCGCGTTCCGCGCTGGCACCGCACCGCAGCAGCTGGCGACCGGGGAGTGGTCCACGCACGAATGGCTGCGCTTTCTGCGCGCGCTGCCGGACACACTGAGCGAGCAGCAGATGACAGCGCTCGATCAGGAGTTCGGCTTCACCGAAAGCGGGAACAGCGAGATTCTATTCGCGTGGCTCCGGATCGCGATACGTAACCGGTACGAGCCGGCCATGCCGGCGCTCGAGCGGTTCCTGTCCTCCCAGGGGCGCCGCAAGTTCATCGCTCCGCTGTATGAGGACCTGGCCGCGACCGACTGGGGAGCGGCGATGGCGCGTGACATCTACGGCCGCGTGCGCTCAACGTATCATCCGGTCACGTCGAACACCGTCGACGACATCCTCGACTGGCAGGGCTCGAGCGGGTAA
- a CDS encoding adenylosuccinate synthase: MREYRCLVVVGAQWGDEGKGKIVDVLAADASVIARYQGGANAGHTVHVGGDEFILHQIPSGILHADKRCLLGNGVVLDLDQFFEELDALHARDIDAEPRLGISGRAHLLLEYHKRLDQASEKARGSDKIGTTGRGIGPAYEDKVARMGVRVADLQNAERARDLIIRATQRANDKLAASGAEPLDPAAVADGVLARRERLLPLVIDTGYEIMQAHRSGGRVLLEGAQGAMLDVDHGTYPFVTSSTTTAAGAATGSGIGPTVIDHVLGVVKAYTTRVGSGPLPTEIPPPLGDELRRLGGEYGATTGRPRRCGWFDAVVVRYAAQVNGLTGLAITKLDVLDSFDEIQICTGYLVDGTDHDTFPYDLTVLDRATPVYETMPGWKTSTSDARSYGDLPAQARAYLERISELTGVAIDFVSVGTKRDQIIEV; this comes from the coding sequence ATGAGGGAATACCGCTGTCTCGTCGTGGTCGGCGCCCAGTGGGGCGACGAGGGCAAGGGCAAGATCGTGGATGTGCTCGCGGCCGACGCGAGCGTCATTGCGCGATATCAGGGTGGCGCGAACGCGGGTCACACGGTGCACGTGGGCGGCGATGAGTTCATTCTGCACCAGATCCCATCGGGCATCCTGCACGCGGACAAGCGTTGCCTGCTGGGCAACGGTGTCGTGCTCGACCTGGACCAGTTCTTCGAGGAGCTGGACGCGCTCCACGCGCGCGACATTGATGCCGAGCCGCGCCTCGGCATCAGCGGACGCGCACACCTGCTACTGGAATATCACAAGCGGCTCGACCAGGCGAGCGAGAAGGCACGGGGTTCCGACAAGATCGGCACCACGGGCCGCGGCATCGGGCCCGCCTACGAGGACAAGGTCGCACGCATGGGCGTGCGTGTGGCCGATCTGCAGAACGCGGAGCGCGCGCGCGACCTGATTATCAGGGCCACGCAGCGCGCCAATGACAAGCTCGCCGCGAGCGGTGCAGAGCCGCTCGACCCCGCCGCTGTGGCCGACGGCGTGCTCGCACGTCGGGAACGACTGCTGCCGCTCGTGATCGATACCGGCTACGAGATCATGCAGGCGCATCGCAGCGGAGGCCGCGTGCTGCTCGAGGGCGCGCAGGGTGCCATGCTCGACGTGGACCACGGCACCTACCCATTCGTCACGTCGTCGACCACGACGGCCGCTGGCGCCGCAACCGGCTCCGGCATTGGACCCACCGTCATCGACCATGTGCTCGGCGTCGTCAAGGCGTATACGACTCGCGTCGGCAGCGGTCCGCTCCCGACCGAGATTCCGCCACCGCTCGGCGATGAGCTGCGTCGCCTGGGTGGCGAGTACGGCGCCACCACGGGCCGGCCGCGCCGCTGCGGCTGGTTCGATGCCGTTGTCGTGCGCTATGCCGCGCAGGTCAATGGCCTGACAGGCCTGGCCATCACGAAGCTCGATGTCCTCGATTCGTTCGACGAGATACAGATCTGCACGGGATACCTCGTCGATGGCACGGACCACGACACATTTCCCTATGACCTCACGGTCCTCGACCGCGCGACGCCGGTCTATGAGACCATGCCGGGCTGGAAGACTTCCACGTCGGACGCGCGCAGCTACGGCGATCTGCCCGCACAGGCACGCGCGTACCTGGAACGCATCAGCGAGCTGACCGGCGTCGCCATCGATTTCGTGTCGGTCGGCACGAAGCGCGACCAGATCATCGAGGTCTGA
- a CDS encoding M28 family peptidase — translation MTEFDPGAALREIATTPRMTGSDGAAEVSARIRSRFEEMGYAVEEREFTFSALLGRFAITAVGALYLVTAFTAAMFLYTNSPLAALALLLLLLVILVISALYARAAIDALPRIPRQHGTNIFAQRPDRTPRYIIMAHRDTKSQPVPLAFRGPAIVLAIIVWLALFIASLMHAARPLPNAVVLLLGVVGVVTGVILIFCWVDNRSPGALDNASGVVTALGVAARERDAGDVAFLITDAEELGLAGSRAAATGLPPVFGVINIDGIDDDGPFYVLERFGIVRKKGLAPHLAAALLQEADARGEDVHRRDLPFGIPVDHIPIVEAGIPALTIMRGTTRSLRRVHRPDDDLDHLRGDGVRKAIDLVSGALDRLRAQSRPLERQAPR, via the coding sequence GTGACGGAATTCGATCCGGGTGCGGCACTGCGCGAGATCGCGACCACGCCGAGGATGACGGGGTCGGATGGCGCAGCGGAGGTCAGCGCCAGGATCCGCTCGCGATTCGAGGAGATGGGCTACGCGGTCGAGGAGCGCGAATTCACATTCAGCGCGCTCCTCGGCCGCTTTGCGATCACCGCCGTGGGTGCGCTGTACCTCGTGACGGCGTTTACCGCCGCGATGTTCCTGTACACGAACAGCCCGCTGGCCGCGCTCGCGCTGCTGCTCCTCCTCCTCGTCATCCTGGTAATCAGCGCGCTTTACGCCCGCGCTGCGATTGATGCGCTGCCGCGGATCCCGCGGCAGCATGGCACGAACATCTTCGCGCAACGACCGGATCGCACGCCGCGCTACATCATCATGGCGCACCGCGATACCAAGTCGCAGCCCGTACCGCTTGCGTTCCGGGGCCCCGCGATCGTCCTGGCGATCATCGTCTGGCTCGCGCTGTTCATCGCCTCGCTCATGCACGCCGCGCGGCCGCTCCCCAATGCCGTGGTCCTGCTGCTCGGCGTGGTCGGCGTGGTGACGGGTGTGATCCTGATCTTCTGCTGGGTGGACAACCGCTCGCCCGGAGCGCTCGACAATGCATCCGGCGTGGTCACGGCGCTCGGCGTCGCGGCCAGGGAGCGGGATGCGGGAGACGTCGCGTTCCTGATCACGGACGCGGAAGAGCTCGGCCTCGCCGGCTCCCGTGCCGCCGCGACCGGCCTGCCGCCGGTATTCGGCGTGATCAATATCGACGGTATTGACGATGACGGTCCGTTCTACGTGCTGGAGCGATTCGGCATCGTGCGCAAGAAGGGTCTGGCTCCTCACCTGGCGGCGGCGCTGCTGCAGGAGGCGGATGCGCGCGGCGAGGATGTGCATCGCCGCGATCTGCCGTTCGGCATTCCCGTCGATCACATTCCAATCGTCGAAGCGGGGATTCCCGCTCTGACGATCATGCGCGGCACGACCCGTTCGCTGCGCCGCGTTCACCGCCCGGACGACGACCTGGATCACCTGCGCGGCGATGGCGTGCGCAAGGCCATCGATCTCGTCAGCGGCGCACTCGACCGGCTGCGCGCGCAGTCCCGTCCACTCGAGCGCCAGGCTCCGCGCTGA